The DNA region TACCAAAGATTCTGAAAAACTCAGTGGAAGTAAAGACAGCAACGGACACCATGGAATGGAACTGGACAAAAAGAATAGCGCAAAGCAAGGGGAGTCTGACAAGCTCCAAGGAGCTGCTGAGAAATCAGACGCTCACAGTAACATGGGACACAGCAGGACAGGTAGCAGCAGCAATAGTGACGGGCATGACAGTTATGATTTCGATGACGAGTCCATGCAAGGAGATGATCCCAACAGCAGCGATGAATCTAATGGAAGTGACGGAAGTAACGGAAGTGATGCTAACTCTGAAAGTGCCAATGAGAGTGGCAGCCACGGAGACGCTTCTTACACCTCTGATGAATCAAGTGATAATGGCAATGACAGTGACTCACATGCGGGAGAAGATGACAGCAGTGATGACTCATCTGATACGGATGACAGTGACAGTAATGGTGATGATGACAGTGAGAGTGAGGACAAGGACGAATCAGACAGCAGTGACCATAACAATAACAGTGACACTGAGAGCAAATCAGACAGCAGAGACAGCAGCGACAGCAGCGACAGTagtgacagcagtgacagcagcagTAGTGACAGCAGCGACAGTagtgacagcagtgacagcagcagtagcagtgacagcagtgacagTGACAGTAGTGATagcagtgacagcagtgacagcagcGACAGCAGTGACAGTAGTGACAGCAGTGATAGCAGTagcagtgacagcagtgacagcagtgacagTGACAGTAGTGATagcagtgacagcagtgacagcagcagtagcagtgacagcagtgacagcagtgacagcagtgacagcagcgacagcagtgacagcagtgacagcagcGATAGCAGTGACAGTagtgacagcagtgacagcagcGACAGCAGTGACAGTagtgacagcagtgacagcagcagtagcagtgacagcagcagtagcagtgacagcagtgacagcagcgacagcagtgacagcagtgacagcagtgacagcagtgacagcagcGATAGCAGTGACAGTAGTGACAGTagtgacagcagtgacagcagcagtagcagcgaCAGCAGcgacagcagcaacagcagtgacAGCAGCGACAGCAGTGACAATGGCAAAAGCAGTGACAGTAGCAgcgacagcagcagcagtgacagcagtgacaACAGCAGCGACAGCAGCgacagcagtgacagcagtgacagcagcgacagcagtgacagtgacagcagtgacagcGACAGCAGCGACAGCAGCGACAGCAACGACAGCAGCGACAGCAGCGACAGCAGCGACAGCAGTGACAGTGACAGCCatgacagcagtgacagcagtgacagtgacagcagtgacagcagcgacagcagtgacagtgacagcagtgacagTGACAGCAGCGACAGCAGCGACAGCAGTGacagtgacagcagtgacagcagtgaTAGTAGTGACAGTagtgacagcagtgacagcagtgacagcagtgacagcagcgacagcagtgacagcaacgacagcagtgacagcagcagtagcagtgaCAGCAGCGACAGCAGTGACAGCAatgacagcagtgacagcagtgacagtgacagcagtgacagcaatgacagcagtgacagcagtgacagcagtgacagcagtgacagTGACAGCAGCGATAGTGATAGTAGTGACAGTGACAGCAGTGATAGTGACAGCAAGTCTGGTAATGACAACAGTGACAGCGACAGTGACAGCGACAGTGACAGCGAGGGCAGTGACAGTAACCACTCAACCAGTGATGATTAAAGCAGAGAGAATCCCATGAGATCCTCTGTGTGACCTCTGGTGAGTGATTGGTTCCTAACCCAATGACAACAGGAGAGACCTGCAGATTGTGTGGAACCCACGGAGCTCACAGGGAGTGGAGCCGAGCTCCAGCTCTCTCAGAGAGAATCGGGGTGCACCACCTTTGGTACATGTATGTTAAAGTATATTCatgttcagaaaataatttttaaaaggataaatcTAAACATAATACTTAAACAGGAACTGAGTAACCACTACAACCACATAGCTTCGATTTGAATGGCAGGTGCTTTAGAGAGCAGAGTGAGCAACGTCACAGCCTGCAGCAGCCTCCTCCCTCAGTGCTCTGGGCACCAGAGAGCTAGTCTTTTTGTTGTGCAGTGAACGATGCTGTTCTATGGCATTCAACTCAACTACTCTGTCATTTACTTATTCCAGGGGAAAACACATTTAGGACATGATCAAAGCACTGCAGCAACTACTGGCCCTATCCAAGGTGCTGAGATAATCTTTGTGATGATAAAATAGCTCTATATATTATGAAAATTCCcaagaatgaatgagaaaaggTCCCCGAGAATAGCTTGGACAAGATCTGACACATGCGGCTAAATTTCTGCATAGGATGGAAATGTACTAAGTCCCCGACCCCTACACTTCTCACATTGTCTCCCTTCCAGCAAATCTTAAATAAACGAGCAGTGCAGACAGATGATTTTGGGAGGTGGGATCATATTCTGAGCTCTCCACATACCActgtgttattat from Mastomys coucha isolate ucsf_1 unplaced genomic scaffold, UCSF_Mcou_1 pScaffold22, whole genome shotgun sequence includes:
- the Dspp gene encoding dentin sialophosphoprotein, whose protein sequence is MKMKIVIYICIWATAWAIPVPQLARERDIVEKSVDISLLAPPGTTAQNELPINNTTSKSNDSPDGSEIGEHGHTKEGYKRDGNGSESIDVGWKDSLTQPILANKQGNTAEEHEDVETYDRDGIRARGENSTANGIGGQAGIVGNAKEAKESSVHGQADQDSKTGGASDVSQNADATLAQENEPQEAGSKNSTNREAGIHGSGVATQETPLQREGEGSENQRVEVTASIGGDAGLDDTDGSPSGNGLEEDEDMGSGDGEGAEAGDGRESHDGTESQEGPSQGGKNDHRDQSSVSTEGNDSKEQEGSPNGRDGDDSSEENGVEEGDSTQATQDNQKLSPKDNRVAEGGIISQTEACHFGKSQDQGIETESSNTGNKSIITKDSEKLSGSKDSNGHHGMELDKKNSAKQGESDKLQGAAEKSDAHSNMGHSRTGSSSNSDGHDSYDFDDESMQGDDPNSSDESNGSDGSNGSDANSESANESGSHGDASYTSDESSDNGNDSDSHAGEDDSSDDSSDTDDSDSNGDDDSESEDKDESDSSDHNNNSDTESKSDSRDSSDSSDSSDSSDSSSSDSSDSSDSSDSSSSSDSSDSDSSDSSDSSDSSDSSDSSDSSDSSSSDSSDSSDSDSSDSSDSSDSSSSSDSSDSSDSSDSSDSSDSSDSSDSSDSSDSSDSSDSSDSSDSSDSSSSSDSSSSSDSSDSSDSSDSSDSSDSSDSSDSSDSSDSSDSSDSSSSSDSSDSSNSSDSSDSSDNGKSSDSSSDSSSSDSSDNSSDSSDSSDSSDSSDSSDSDSSDSDSSDSSDSNDSSDSSDSSDSSDSDSHDSSDSSDSDSSDSSDSSDSDSSDSDSSDSSDSSDSDSSDSSDSSDSSDSSDSSDSSDSSDSSDSNDSSDSSSSSDSSDSSDSNDSSDSSDSDSSDSNDSSDSSDSSDSSDSDSSDSDSSDSDSSDSDSKSGNDNSDSDSDSDSDSEGSDSNHSTSDD